One genomic window of Thioclava sp. GXIMD4216 includes the following:
- a CDS encoding IclR family transcriptional regulator, producing the protein MSASAIFFQNFIHVEILPMIQSVTRALEMLDTIAHAGGAASLGEIAEGAGLKTTTAHNILRTLQDAGYIRRRPGDMRYHLGDRILNLARVVGDDEVLRRRLRPALEEMAAQTSETVFLAVPSGDEVYFLDAIESPRTLRASSQRGERQPMAGSAIGLLFLAFLPALRHRMFEVHAPRIGPGIAAEIDAIAERGHALDQENWCPGLNCVAVPWHDDGEVRAGFGLAGPSSRLTATRLDEMAHIMSELVSDASAPGRG; encoded by the coding sequence GTGAGTGCTTCGGCTATATTTTTTCAAAACTTCATTCATGTGGAAATTTTACCGATGATCCAGTCCGTCACCCGCGCCCTCGAGATGCTCGATACGATCGCCCACGCAGGCGGTGCCGCCTCTCTGGGAGAGATTGCAGAGGGGGCTGGCCTGAAGACGACGACCGCGCACAATATCCTCAGAACCCTTCAGGATGCCGGCTACATCCGACGTCGCCCCGGCGACATGCGCTATCATCTCGGGGATCGCATCCTGAACCTTGCCCGTGTAGTGGGCGATGACGAGGTTCTCCGGCGCCGGTTGCGCCCCGCTCTGGAGGAGATGGCAGCCCAAACCAGTGAAACGGTGTTCCTCGCTGTCCCCTCCGGAGACGAGGTCTACTTTCTTGACGCAATCGAAAGCCCTCGCACTCTGCGCGCCTCGAGCCAACGTGGAGAGCGTCAGCCGATGGCAGGCTCAGCTATCGGTCTTCTCTTCCTGGCATTTCTTCCCGCTCTACGCCACCGGATGTTCGAGGTCCACGCGCCCCGCATCGGTCCGGGGATCGCGGCCGAAATCGACGCGATAGCTGAACGCGGCCATGCTCTTGACCAAGAGAACTGGTGCCCAGGCCTCAACTGCGTTGCCGTCCCTTGGCACGACGATGGGGAAGTCCGCGCCGGCTTCGGCCTCGCCGGACCAAGCAGCCGCCTGACTGCGACGCGGCTGGACGAAATGGCGCACATCATGAGCGAACTTGTATCAGACGCGTCCGCTCCGGGTCGGGGCTGA
- a CDS encoding antibiotic biosynthesis monooxygenase, which translates to MTRTMIARVTPKVGQTERLASLVETLAQQVRREAGNIRFEAFSEDSGAVVMLEEYRDDAAFEAHLAQPHTQEFNAALEEVATGGASSVTDLAGFAGARASAPGIRAVDHAGLTVPDIEAATRFLSDAFGAVTLYDVLPEEGPDMEGEGPEAELGLLPGTRIEHMRLVRIGNGPSLELFRMEDGTQSDPARLQDLGLTHLGLYVDDIDAACAAFTAAGGTLLKGPHPLANNEDNDGNAGIYGRAPWGTLFELLTYPGGIDLPTDSPAPRWTPHP; encoded by the coding sequence ATGACACGCACGATGATCGCAAGGGTAACGCCCAAGGTTGGTCAGACCGAAAGGCTGGCATCACTAGTGGAAACGCTGGCGCAGCAGGTGCGCCGCGAAGCGGGCAACATCCGCTTCGAGGCCTTCAGCGAAGACAGCGGTGCGGTGGTGATGCTCGAGGAATACCGCGACGACGCGGCCTTTGAAGCACATCTTGCCCAACCCCATACCCAAGAGTTCAACGCAGCGCTTGAGGAGGTTGCCACCGGAGGCGCATCGTCCGTGACCGACCTCGCCGGCTTTGCTGGCGCACGAGCCTCGGCTCCGGGAATTCGGGCTGTGGACCATGCGGGCCTCACCGTGCCTGACATTGAGGCCGCGACCCGCTTCCTGTCCGACGCTTTCGGAGCCGTCACGCTTTACGACGTGTTGCCAGAGGAAGGGCCCGACATGGAAGGCGAAGGGCCAGAGGCGGAACTGGGTCTTTTGCCAGGAACACGGATCGAACACATGCGCCTCGTGCGGATTGGCAACGGGCCAAGCCTCGAGCTTTTCCGAATGGAAGACGGGACACAGTCCGATCCTGCGCGCCTTCAGGATCTCGGGCTCACGCACCTTGGCCTCTACGTCGACGACATCGATGCGGCATGCGCTGCTTTCACGGCCGCCGGAGGCACGCTGCTGAAGGGGCCACATCCGCTGGCCAACAACGAAGACAATGACGGCAATGCAGGCATTTATGGGCGCGCGCCTTGGGGCACGCTGTTTGAGCTGCTGACCTATCCCGGCGGCATCGACCTGCCCACGGACTCCCCGGCGCCCCGCTGGACCCCCCATCCCTGA
- a CDS encoding EthD domain-containing protein: MIKMTMLLKRNPDIDHAAFVRHHRETHGPLFRSIPEAKTHVLRYIQTHPTEGEFPVPQADFDGTAEIWFDSPEGMKAVLGSETYEQAVFPDEQTFLDHENTLILVGEQTEIIEEKA; this comes from the coding sequence ATGATCAAGATGACAATGCTTCTGAAGCGCAATCCGGATATCGACCACGCGGCCTTCGTGCGGCACCACCGTGAGACACACGGGCCCTTGTTCCGTTCGATCCCGGAGGCAAAGACCCATGTGCTTCGCTACATCCAGACCCACCCGACGGAAGGCGAGTTTCCCGTCCCGCAGGCCGACTTCGATGGCACCGCCGAAATCTGGTTCGATAGCCCTGAAGGGATGAAAGCCGTGCTCGGATCAGAAACCTACGAACAAGCGGTTTTTCCAGACGAGCAAACCTTCCTCGACCATGAGAACACGCTCATCCTCGTGGGTGAGCAAACCGAGATCATCGAGGAGAAGGCATAG
- a CDS encoding MauE/DoxX family redox-associated membrane protein, giving the protein MPKDSNKTAVLYRMVMPEHTCPFGLKSKDLLERNGYAVEDHHLKSKDETEAFKREHDVKTTPQTFIEGERIGGHDDLRIFLGIDPPKEEQTDTSYRPVIAIFSVCALLALGLAWHQYGTILTWQSFQWFISLSMTVLAIQKLQDVEQFSTMFLNYDLLAKRWVPYGKVYPYGEALAGILMTAGVLTWVAAPVALFIGTIGAISVFKAVYIDKRELKCACVGGNSNVPLGFISLTENLMMIVMGFWMGLRALGG; this is encoded by the coding sequence ATGCCGAAAGATAGCAATAAGACTGCCGTTCTGTACCGGATGGTCATGCCCGAACATACCTGTCCCTTCGGGTTGAAATCTAAGGATCTGCTGGAGCGCAACGGCTACGCCGTCGAAGATCATCACCTGAAGAGCAAGGACGAGACCGAGGCCTTCAAGCGCGAGCATGATGTCAAGACAACGCCCCAAACCTTCATCGAAGGGGAGCGCATCGGGGGGCATGATGACCTGCGCATTTTCCTCGGGATCGACCCGCCGAAGGAAGAACAAACCGACACGAGCTACCGGCCCGTCATCGCGATCTTTTCGGTCTGTGCCCTGCTGGCGCTCGGGCTGGCGTGGCACCAGTACGGGACGATCCTGACTTGGCAGAGTTTCCAGTGGTTCATCTCGTTGTCGATGACGGTGCTTGCGATCCAGAAGCTTCAAGACGTCGAGCAGTTCTCGACCATGTTCCTGAACTACGACCTGCTGGCGAAACGCTGGGTGCCCTACGGCAAGGTCTATCCCTACGGCGAGGCGCTGGCCGGCATCCTGATGACCGCGGGCGTCCTGACATGGGTTGCCGCGCCCGTCGCCCTGTTCATCGGGACCATTGGGGCGATCAGCGTGTTCAAGGCCGTCTACATCGACAAGCGCGAGTTGAAATGTGCCTGCGTCGGCGGGAACTCCAACGTGCCGCTCGGCTTCATTTCCCTGACCGAGAACCTAATGATGATCGTGATGGGCTTCTGGATGGGCCTGCGCGCCCTCGGGGGCTGA
- a CDS encoding multicopper oxidase family protein produces the protein MKITRRAYAREMPLLTAKAAKVQLAPEGYPATPVWSYDGTIPGPVIRAVQGSRLERRLTNMLEVPTSIHWHGIRIENAMDGVAGLTQAAVPSGESFDYAFDLPDAGTYWYHAHKNSMEQVARGLSGALIIEEPTPPDVDRDEVLMIDDWLLDPETGLFVDDFAAPMTRSHGGQIGNLVGVNGRYDYRLPARQNERLRLRLINAANARIFGLKLEGMTGWTVALDGMPLGAPEPVTDTLVLAPAQRIDLIVDVTAEEGETAGVLFAAADESWRLLAEVPVTGRAGSTLRGAPEPLPRNPRMEIAGIEVAPVLDMPLQGGAMRGLDGARFNGQQLDWQELVQQGQFWALAGQVGLGDTPFATLSRGETLRIRMKNETIFPHAMHLHGMHFRVRKEDGTLGPLRDTVLVMPNEVTEIAFLADNPGKWLLHCHMLGHAASGMTNWIEVS, from the coding sequence ATGAAGATAACACGACGCGCCTATGCGCGGGAGATGCCCCTGCTGACGGCCAAAGCGGCCAAAGTCCAGCTTGCTCCGGAAGGTTACCCAGCGACGCCGGTCTGGAGCTATGATGGCACGATCCCGGGGCCGGTGATCCGCGCGGTTCAGGGAAGCCGTTTGGAGCGACGGCTGACAAATATGCTGGAAGTCCCGACCTCGATCCATTGGCATGGAATCCGTATCGAAAACGCCATGGATGGGGTTGCAGGGCTGACCCAAGCGGCGGTGCCCTCCGGCGAAAGTTTCGACTATGCCTTTGATCTCCCCGATGCCGGAACCTATTGGTATCATGCGCATAAAAATTCGATGGAACAGGTCGCGCGGGGGCTTTCTGGCGCTCTGATCATCGAGGAACCGACCCCGCCGGATGTGGACCGTGATGAGGTCCTGATGATTGACGACTGGCTGTTGGACCCCGAGACTGGCCTGTTTGTCGATGACTTCGCAGCACCGATGACGCGCAGCCATGGCGGGCAGATTGGCAACCTCGTGGGGGTGAACGGGCGCTACGACTACAGGCTGCCCGCGCGGCAGAACGAACGGCTGAGGTTGCGGTTGATCAATGCGGCCAATGCGCGGATCTTCGGCCTGAAACTTGAGGGGATGACCGGCTGGACCGTGGCTCTTGATGGCATGCCGCTGGGCGCGCCGGAACCTGTAACGGATACGTTGGTCCTTGCACCTGCGCAGCGCATTGATCTGATCGTCGATGTGACAGCCGAGGAAGGGGAAACCGCAGGGGTTCTATTTGCTGCGGCCGATGAGAGCTGGCGCCTGCTGGCAGAAGTCCCTGTCACGGGGCGTGCCGGATCGACTCTGCGCGGCGCGCCTGAGCCCTTGCCACGCAATCCGCGTATGGAGATTGCAGGCATCGAGGTTGCCCCTGTCCTTGATATGCCACTGCAGGGCGGGGCCATGCGCGGGTTGGATGGTGCAAGGTTCAACGGGCAGCAGTTGGATTGGCAGGAATTGGTCCAGCAGGGCCAGTTCTGGGCATTGGCTGGACAGGTCGGATTGGGAGATACCCCCTTTGCCACTCTCTCGCGTGGCGAGACCCTCCGCATCCGTATGAAGAACGAAACGATTTTCCCGCATGCGATGCACCTGCACGGGATGCATTTCCGCGTGCGTAAGGAAGATGGGACGCTTGGTCCCTTGCGCGACACGGTGCTGGTCATGCCGAATGAGGTGACCGAAATCGCCTTTCTTGCCGATAATCCGGGGAAGTGGCTGTTGCATTGTCACATGTTGGGCCATGCCGCGTCGGGGATGACAAACTGGATCGAGGTCTCATGA
- a CDS encoding CopD family protein, with translation MGGVLAALEPVQIASILVKAGMYVSVLLAAGSVINLWLLTELDAAASRRLRRLVAWSAVVGIVFSALNIPLRAAFFYGGFGGALDPMMLQVALFSPLGRSVEADILGLIAISTIVFNRVWTRPVVALGVILVAISFALRGHATGDPRLVLSTLFVVHILAASFWIGGFYPLYDMVGRGNDAAIRTVERFGQAALVMVGLLVVAGVVILVILAGDPIAVLTQPWGQFLTLKLAVVALLLGLAGLNKLRLTPALAETGNAGPLRASIRWEVAAFLVILLVTATFTSTVAPEHVG, from the coding sequence ATGGGCGGAGTTCTTGCCGCACTGGAACCGGTGCAGATCGCCTCGATCCTCGTCAAGGCGGGGATGTATGTCAGTGTCCTGCTTGCGGCGGGCTCCGTCATCAACCTCTGGCTCCTGACGGAGCTGGATGCCGCTGCAAGCCGTCGCCTCAGGCGGCTTGTAGCATGGTCCGCCGTCGTTGGCATTGTGTTCAGCGCACTGAACATTCCGCTGCGGGCGGCTTTCTTCTACGGCGGCTTCGGTGGCGCGCTTGATCCGATGATGCTTCAGGTCGCGCTCTTCAGTCCCCTCGGACGGTCGGTAGAGGCCGATATTCTCGGTCTTATCGCCATCTCTACCATCGTGTTCAATCGTGTTTGGACTCGCCCTGTGGTGGCCCTTGGTGTCATTCTTGTCGCCATCAGTTTCGCACTGCGTGGTCATGCAACCGGAGACCCGAGGCTGGTGCTTTCGACGCTTTTCGTCGTCCATATCCTCGCAGCAAGCTTCTGGATCGGGGGGTTTTACCCGCTCTATGACATGGTAGGCCGCGGCAATGACGCAGCGATCCGCACTGTCGAACGGTTCGGTCAGGCAGCGCTTGTCATGGTCGGGCTGCTTGTCGTGGCGGGCGTCGTCATCCTGGTGATCCTGGCGGGCGATCCTATCGCGGTCCTGACCCAACCCTGGGGGCAGTTCCTGACGCTGAAACTGGCAGTCGTGGCCCTGCTTCTCGGCCTCGCTGGGCTGAACAAGCTTCGGCTGACCCCGGCCCTGGCCGAGACCGGAAACGCCGGCCCGCTGAGGGCGTCGATCCGGTGGGAGGTCGCGGCCTTCCTCGTGATCCTGCTGGTCACTGCCACCTTCACATCCACGGTCGCGCCGGAGCACGTTGGCTAA
- a CDS encoding cytochrome c, with translation MRALLIFALSGLAYPVWAGDRGGAALYQDHCASCHGTQLQGHPDWQSTGPDGRLPAPPHDATGHTWHHSDDLLFRITRDGTTAVVGEGYESDMPGFGATLSDAQIRAILDHIKSTWPERERTYQQEVSQQ, from the coding sequence ATGAGGGCGCTCCTGATTTTCGCACTTTCGGGTCTGGCCTATCCAGTTTGGGCAGGCGACAGAGGTGGCGCAGCACTTTATCAGGACCATTGCGCATCATGCCATGGGACACAGCTTCAGGGCCATCCCGATTGGCAGAGCACAGGCCCGGACGGGCGGCTGCCAGCACCCCCCCATGACGCTACCGGACATACCTGGCATCATAGCGACGATCTCCTGTTCCGCATCACGCGGGACGGGACCACCGCAGTGGTCGGCGAAGGCTATGAAAGTGATATGCCGGGTTTTGGTGCTACGCTGAGCGACGCGCAAATTCGAGCGATCCTCGACCATATTAAATCGACCTGGCCCGAGCGCGAGCGCACCTACCAGCAAGAGGTCAGCCAGCAATAA
- a CDS encoding cytochrome c: MNQYTLAGAAVFAAALAAFAFTRTPAPTAPTEPNATPADGAAMVTVTLPDTLSPEATMGKRAFNAVCADCHGENAAGRMGIAPPLIHKIYEPSHHGDMAFQMAAANGVRAHHWKFGDMPPQPDVTRADVISIIAYIREVQRANGIN, encoded by the coding sequence ATGAATCAATATACTCTCGCCGGAGCCGCAGTCTTTGCTGCGGCGCTTGCGGCCTTTGCTTTCACGCGCACTCCTGCGCCAACCGCCCCTACCGAGCCAAACGCCACCCCTGCGGACGGCGCGGCCATGGTGACCGTCACCCTGCCCGATACGTTGTCGCCCGAGGCGACCATGGGCAAGCGGGCATTTAATGCGGTCTGCGCGGATTGCCACGGGGAAAATGCCGCCGGAAGAATGGGGATCGCCCCACCGTTGATCCATAAGATCTACGAGCCGTCGCATCACGGAGACATGGCTTTCCAGATGGCGGCTGCGAATGGCGTGCGGGCACATCATTGGAAATTCGGAGATATGCCGCCCCAGCCTGATGTCACACGCGCGGATGTGATCTCGATCATCGCCTATATTCGCGAAGTGCAGCGCGCCAACGGGATCAACTGA
- a CDS encoding DUF262 domain-containing HNH endonuclease family protein, which translates to MSDQKMFSAREESIHQIFNEKRYVIPYYQRPYSWLKNNAESLWEDLYSTWIQEGTGGSGYFLGSVVLVHDKVLGRDEIVDGQQRFITLQLLLSAIAHKLSDPDLARKLTRYFISEEDEFAGTKAELVVLPGNRYKDFYERILNKKELGEFSSSAGKRFIENYQLFAEKCEGLNQLELADFGKFVLQRSFIAVLRAEDQLRALRIFAILNDRGIDLHPVDILKANILERTNLSETQKTKFAESWEEYEETLERKRFQDLIGHMRMTYIRGRTQNPLHDDVLERVKTAKQAEDFLKDELPSFVKSFEFLQNSDDIDVRNMAEIGRRSGFKDWEAPALFITRRKSQLPSYKQVLREIASIVVLLAITKAPDGQRAGRFGRMISDFEALLSGKQTLGDLESLKISRSEWQSFESSLSTDAYSIRGLRAGLLWLEWISGDDDRSVESSEVTIEHVLPRKKGEEQFWLERFSSTDWSEHSNRLGNLLLVSGRANTKMARKPFLEKMEYIQKKGGSSWIWTQQALGQRDWSLEVIEAREKEMLDAFKKRFNFL; encoded by the coding sequence ATGTCAGACCAAAAAATGTTTAGCGCCCGAGAAGAATCCATTCACCAAATCTTCAATGAGAAGAGGTATGTAATCCCCTATTATCAAAGACCTTATTCTTGGCTAAAGAACAATGCCGAAAGTCTTTGGGAGGATTTGTATTCCACTTGGATACAAGAGGGAACAGGCGGATCTGGCTATTTTCTTGGAAGTGTAGTTTTAGTACATGACAAAGTTCTAGGTCGAGATGAGATAGTCGATGGTCAGCAGAGATTTATCACACTTCAATTATTGTTAAGTGCGATAGCTCATAAACTTTCGGATCCAGATCTTGCCAGAAAACTAACACGATATTTTATTTCCGAAGAGGATGAATTCGCTGGGACAAAGGCGGAATTGGTCGTCCTGCCTGGAAATCGATACAAAGATTTCTACGAGCGAATTCTTAACAAAAAGGAGCTGGGTGAGTTCAGTAGCTCGGCAGGCAAACGGTTTATCGAAAATTACCAACTGTTCGCCGAAAAATGCGAAGGCTTGAATCAACTGGAGCTCGCAGACTTTGGGAAATTCGTTCTCCAAAGGTCATTTATTGCTGTTTTGCGCGCAGAAGATCAATTGAGAGCGCTAAGAATATTCGCAATACTTAACGACAGAGGTATAGATCTACACCCTGTTGATATACTTAAAGCAAATATTCTCGAACGGACAAACCTCTCCGAAACTCAAAAAACTAAGTTCGCAGAGAGCTGGGAAGAATACGAGGAGACACTTGAAAGAAAGAGATTTCAAGATCTGATCGGGCATATGAGGATGACTTATATTCGGGGACGAACGCAAAACCCACTGCATGACGATGTGCTTGAGCGAGTGAAAACTGCCAAACAGGCAGAAGACTTCCTGAAAGATGAACTGCCTAGTTTTGTGAAGTCTTTTGAGTTCCTTCAAAACTCAGATGACATTGACGTGCGCAATATGGCTGAAATTGGACGCCGCTCTGGATTTAAGGACTGGGAAGCTCCCGCCCTGTTTATAACGCGTCGAAAGTCTCAGCTTCCAAGCTACAAACAGGTACTTCGGGAAATAGCATCGATAGTGGTTTTATTGGCCATCACGAAGGCGCCGGATGGGCAGCGCGCAGGTCGTTTTGGGCGAATGATTTCAGATTTTGAAGCTCTTCTATCTGGTAAGCAAACTCTCGGTGATTTGGAGAGCTTGAAGATAAGTCGGTCTGAATGGCAGAGCTTTGAGAGCTCCCTTTCCACTGATGCATACTCCATCAGAGGGCTTCGAGCAGGCCTTCTTTGGCTTGAATGGATTTCCGGTGATGACGACAGGTCGGTTGAAAGCTCAGAGGTAACTATCGAGCATGTGCTCCCGAGAAAGAAGGGAGAAGAACAATTTTGGCTGGAACGGTTCTCGTCTACGGATTGGTCGGAACACTCAAATCGGCTAGGTAACCTTCTTCTAGTGTCGGGAAGAGCAAACACTAAAATGGCACGGAAACCCTTTTTGGAGAAGATGGAGTACATCCAAAAGAAAGGTGGAAGCTCGTGGATCTGGACCCAACAAGCTCTTGGGCAGCGAGATTGGAGCCTCGAAGTAATCGAAGCGCGAGAGAAAGAGATGCTAGATGCATTTAAAAAGAGGTTTAACTTTTTATAA
- a CDS encoding DUF4396 domain-containing protein, with product MPESLHILAILSLIAAIICAGWIAFDERRRPQHMWIMNLVWPLCALFGHVLVLGAYLAVGRAPIGGHAHHHQHGHNNKPPFAVSVAKGALHCGSGCTVGDIIAEWLAFLLPAVAVAFGWHWIFADKIFAVWVLDFILAFGFGVAFQYFAIKPMRDLSPREALVQAVKADAASLTSWQIGMYGFMAIAHFWIFPHVFGAELRTNSVEFWFVMQIAMLCGFVTSYPVNWWLIRAGIKEQM from the coding sequence ATGCCCGAAAGCCTTCATATCCTTGCAATCCTCTCACTCATCGCGGCGATCATCTGCGCGGGCTGGATTGCCTTTGATGAACGCAGACGCCCACAGCATATGTGGATTATGAACCTCGTCTGGCCGCTATGTGCGCTTTTTGGACATGTGTTGGTTCTTGGGGCCTATCTGGCCGTTGGCCGAGCGCCGATAGGCGGGCATGCGCATCATCACCAGCACGGCCATAACAACAAACCGCCCTTTGCGGTCTCTGTCGCCAAAGGCGCATTGCACTGCGGAAGTGGCTGTACCGTCGGTGACATCATTGCCGAATGGCTGGCCTTCCTTCTGCCGGCTGTTGCTGTGGCATTTGGCTGGCACTGGATATTCGCAGATAAGATCTTCGCCGTCTGGGTGCTTGATTTCATCCTTGCCTTCGGCTTCGGCGTGGCCTTCCAGTATTTCGCGATCAAGCCCATGCGGGACCTCTCTCCGAGAGAGGCACTTGTTCAGGCGGTCAAGGCAGATGCTGCCTCGCTGACGTCATGGCAGATCGGCATGTACGGGTTTATGGCCATCGCCCATTTCTGGATCTTCCCGCATGTCTTCGGGGCGGAACTGCGCACAAACAGCGTCGAATTCTGGTTCGTGATGCAGATCGCCATGCTCTGCGGCTTTGTCACCTCTTACCCCGTCAACTGGTGGCTGATCCGCGCAGGGATCAAGGAACAAATGTAA
- a CDS encoding ATP-binding protein: protein MSFINLSAAGSISTLKAAHYSFPRADRLREDMVWMVTDYYAKASLRRPFEARGLLVTGPSRTGKSTEIRRQIDALNDGSTIMPDGRPARFVSVVLKGLLSWKDLGIHTLDQGLNYSATGRLTQREVWERVVIQAREQGVIGIHYDECQHIFPRVTGEARAMILDSFKSLLKQPEWPLMLILSGVDSLVQHITSEEQLAYLMRPISFPEVALHRPADLAEMVSLCHAYADKAGLAFDTLNTRDFYERLACACANRWGLVIELLIDAFVIALNQKASEPDPQHFCLAFTRRTGLREGYSPFAIDSYEALFSPQKIFEIWEKRRAAISA, encoded by the coding sequence ATGAGTTTCATCAACCTCTCGGCGGCTGGCAGCATTTCGACGCTGAAGGCCGCACATTACAGCTTCCCGAGGGCGGATCGTCTGAGGGAGGACATGGTCTGGATGGTCACGGACTACTATGCCAAAGCCTCTCTGCGCCGTCCTTTCGAGGCGCGTGGCCTGCTGGTCACGGGCCCGTCCCGCACAGGAAAATCGACTGAAATCCGGCGCCAGATCGACGCCTTGAACGATGGCTCCACGATCATGCCGGATGGTCGGCCCGCGCGCTTTGTATCGGTGGTGTTGAAAGGTCTGCTTTCGTGGAAGGATCTCGGGATCCACACTCTGGATCAAGGGCTGAACTACTCGGCAACCGGGCGACTGACACAGCGGGAAGTCTGGGAGCGCGTCGTCATCCAAGCCCGGGAACAGGGCGTGATCGGCATCCACTACGATGAATGTCAGCACATCTTTCCCCGCGTGACCGGCGAGGCGCGGGCGATGATTCTCGACAGCTTCAAATCCCTTCTGAAACAACCGGAATGGCCGCTCATGCTGATCCTGTCCGGCGTCGACAGCCTCGTGCAGCATATCACCAGCGAGGAACAACTGGCCTATCTGATGCGGCCGATCTCGTTTCCCGAGGTGGCGCTGCATCGACCCGCCGATCTGGCGGAGATGGTCAGCCTTTGTCATGCCTATGCGGATAAGGCGGGGCTGGCGTTCGACACCCTGAATACGCGGGATTTCTATGAGCGGCTTGCCTGCGCCTGTGCCAACCGGTGGGGGCTTGTCATCGAGCTGCTGATCGACGCTTTCGTCATCGCACTGAATCAGAAGGCAAGCGAACCAGATCCGCAGCATTTCTGCCTCGCCTTCACGCGTCGAACGGGGTTGCGGGAGGGCTATTCACCCTTCGCGATCGATAGCTACGAGGCGCTGTTCTCGCCGCAGAAAATCTTCGAGATATGGGAGAAACGGCGGGCTGCGATCAGCGCCTAA